tctctttatatatatgatttatgATGAATATGTGCGAGTAAAATTAAAagtatatacatacatatatatatatatatatatatatatatatatatatatatttatttatttatttatatttattaacgtaaaaaaaaaaaataatcataataaatattcatacatatttatatatttgtgaTGAGAGATATTcatttcatatatttattacgAGTGCGTGTgtctatatatttattattatttttttctttgaATATGGAGAACcataataatgatatttaattaatttatagaaaaattatagaaTAATATCTGATATCACCCGTGtttatacttttattttcacTTCAGAGTGATTTCCtcttttaaataattatcttcatctttttttttataaatttttgAAATCCAATCAAGaattttttgtaaaattttttcatttccTGGTTCCATAATAACAAGATGTTCGTTATTTTCGAGGGTTActaattcttttttatcaCTGACTAATctgttataaaaaatttctAAACCTGGATAATAACAAAGACAATCATTTCTCGCATGGAAAAACAGTATAGGTATATTTCTAGGAATATCATCTATATGTTTATGTAAAGTATCTAAAGATTTANNNNNNNNNNNNNNNNNNNNNNNNNNNNNNNNNNNNNNNNNNNNNNNNNNNNNNNNNNNNNNNNNNNNNNNNNNNNNNNNNNNNNNNNNNNNNNNNNNNNTAGGCATTTTTTCCATACTTtccattttattattattatataaattatccttattatcattttctaACATAATAGATTGATATACCTTTTTAATATGATCTATAATATCATAAGAAAAATCATCAAAATCATTTATATGAAGTCTTAAATTATCAATCCCATCAGATTCTCCATGACCTTGTAAATCTATTCCATATACAGAATAaccatttttattaaattctTCAATCCaactatttttataaatataaaaattatcaCTATCAATTAATGTAGCTTGTATATTATCAACTATATTTACGTTATGTCTCAAAAAACCAAAACGAAAACTTGAACCTAAGCcatgtattaatattattatagCAATCGCCTCTTTAACTATCcatgaataattttttatacctaatccatatttattataaaatgtatcAACTCGAGATATTACCTCAACcttttcattataattatcatcttttgatatcaatttatttttatccattgtaaaaattaatacatatatatatatatttttatatatacattttattttttataaaaaaaacaaaaaaaaaaaaaaaaatttaaataagcatataattattatataaaatattacGCACAAAcacgaaaaaaaaaaaaataaataaataaataaaataataataacgaataaaaaatacaagaaaattattaattgcaatatataatatatatatatatatatatatttatatttatatttatatttatttttgtttgtctatatatgcatattaattttatattctatattaataaatattcattttataagATCCTTCTAcagaaatatatatacatataatttaatcaagaaaataaatttatttcacatacaaaaaataaaataaaaaattattatgtatttgtatttataatgatatataaatatttatatcacctttaacaagaaaaaaaaaaaaaaaaaaaatacatgtgtattcatatttttcttctttataaaaacataaaaagGTAATTTTACAAACAAATTaagtatttatttatttatttatttattttaagGTGAAATACGCggaaattaataaaaaacaaaaaattcatatatatttatttacctttattatttcttttttctttttttttttgcctcaaaatatttatatttaacTAATGATAACAATGTAAAGaagtataatatatttttttaaaaataatatcatctatttcttttaaaattaaattactcattatgaaatatatcattttatatttatattttttttatttacttttaattttatctgcaatatatatatatatatatatgtggatcatttctttttctttttcatttaaattttttttttttttttttgtagtATCATGAAATGATAACTTTTCTTTATCAACTTAATGATATTTTTCAATTCATTTGACCATTATCTTGTTACGatcaatatatttaaatgcAAATCGTTTTTCTctcttttttaaaaaaacatcATCATCATTGTAAATGGAGCAATAACATATATACCCATCATTCTATATTCACATAATGAAAGtattaaacataaatatattcgCAGTGTTTACcatcaaaaaatatattatatcatttcGAAGAacaatttatattataatatacacaaccatcatttttaattatatctatatatatatatatatatatatatatatatataagattatattaatatatataatacacattttttttattttttttccatccctttaaaatatcatatacaaaaaatataaaataaggAACTATTAAgttaatgataataatatttttatcacaattactattattataattttattctttttacTTTGTTTctaattttaatattatatatattgcTCAAAGACATAttagtaatatatatattatatatatatatttataatattattacactttcttcattttgtatatataaaattatatttaatcTATCTTATAAATagcaaaaaaaataaaaatatacaaacaaacatattaattatttcatatttcatcataattttttttttttcttttttaatttatatataatttttacaGCATTAATTATCCTACTATCACTTTCCTTGAATAATTGTTTATTTgctatataatataaaagaaacAAGGGATATacaaacaaataaataaataaatatatatatatatatatatataaccaATCAAAATCcagaatataaaaaatgaatttttaatgattcaatatatatttttttttttttctaattattaatatatatatatatttatttatttatttaatgcttattaatatgaagaattttattctatttattttttataccttaaatacaaattaataattatttatccatatatatatatttttttttatcataataaaataaaaaatattgaatcattatgtaaaaaataatatatgaatttaaaataattttatatatttaacagaaaaaatatatttcatatatatattatatatatatacatatatatatatatatataatatagcTTATAagtattaataatttctttttattttaaaaaatacaaattaaaaaaaaacaaaaaaaaaaaaaaaacgaaaaagaaaaagaaaaaataattagaaattaaaaaaattcagtatatatataatatatatatatacacctttactatattttttataataaaatattatgtcctttaaatttttaattaaaatgtGGTTGTATCATCATAAATACCCTCCGAATATAAATCAGAATTTCCAACATTTATTTGTTGATCAactacaaaaaaaaaaataaaattataaataataataaaaattatagaaattataagaataataaa
This window of the Plasmodium gaboni strain SY75 chromosome 1, whole genome shotgun sequence genome carries:
- a CDS encoding putative lysophospholipase (part of same gene as PGSY75_0102400A~gap found within coding sequence): KSLDTLHKHIDDIPRNIPILFFHARNDCLCYYPGLEIFYNRLVSDKKELVTLENNEHLVIMEPGNEKILQKILDWISKIYKKKDEDNYLKEEITLK
- a CDS encoding putative lysophospholipase (part of same gene as PGSY75_0102400B~gap found within coding sequence), which encodes MDKNKLISKDDNYNEKVEVISRVDTFYNKYGLGIKNYSWIVKEAIAIIILIHGLGSSFRFGFLRHNVNIVDNIQATLIDSDNFYIYKNSWIEEFNKNGYSVYGIDLQGHGESDGIDNLRLHINDFDDFSYDIIDHIKKVYQSIMLENDNKDNLYNNNKMESMEKMP